The DNA segment GCGATGTCGAACCGAAATATCACAACTGTTTCCGCCGTCACCTTTACATTGGCGTCATTGGTTCTCAATTGCCCAGTGACGCTGGCGGTAACGACGCTTGATTCATCGCATCCTGTGTCGAGTGCTGCTGCGCCACTTGATCCCATCACCGTGATGGGCAACGAAAGTTGTGTGAAGTGCCACGCGGCCGAGATTCAGGTTTGGAAAACCACGCCACACAATCGGACGTTCGAAGAATTGCATCGCCGACCCGAAGCGAAAGCGATTGCCACAAAACTGGGACTGCAATCGATCAAGAACGAAGGACGCTGCGTCGCATGTCACTATACCGAGCAATCCCAAGCCGGCGGTGATCCTCATGTGATCGCTGGCGTGTCGTGCGAGTCATGCCACGGCGGCGCAAAGAATTGGCTTGACCTGCACCAGGACTATGGCGGCGAAGGGATCACTCGACTGAGCGAATCACCGGAACACCGCCAAGCTCGAATCTTGAAAAGCGTTGCTGCTGGAATGCGAAATCCTGCCAACGTGTACTCGGTCGCACAAAGTTGCTTGCGTTGTCATACGACGGCCGACGAGCAACTGGTCAATGTCGGCGGGCATTCTGCGGGCAGCTTGGAATTCGAATTCGTCTCGTGGAGTCAGGGAACGATTCGTCACAACTTCGTCCGCTCGGATGGAAAAACGAATGACGTTAGCGATACCGATCGCCTCCGCGTGATGTTTGTTGCTGGCATGATCGCGGAACTCGAATCAAGTCTGCGGGCAACGGCGGTTGCCACTGAAAAGGCGACGTACGGAGTCACGGTTGCCAAGCGAGGTGCTCGGGCTGGCGCTCGACTGAAGAGCGTCGCCGCGAAGGTCGAATCGCCGAAGCTCGATGAAATTCTCGCCGTGTTTGGTTCGGTCACATTGAAACTGAACAATCGTGACGATCTGATCCAGGCAGCCGACAAGATTTCCGTTCTTGGTTATCAGTTTGCTGAGACCGTCGATGGATCCACGTTTGGATCGCTCGATTCATTCATCCCATCAAGTGACCGCTACAAGTAACCGCGGTACGCGAAGGGGCGTTCAAAATCACCCAAAGGGCGGGAACTTGGTCTGCCCAAGTTCTCCAAGGGTACTTTGGCTGCCGAAACACGTGAAAATCGCGTAGTTTGTGTTTGGGGCCGCGGCAATTCATACTTAGTGTCTGATTTGTCTCGCCGCCCCTCTGCAGCCGAGTGTTTCCATTGATCTTGCCCATTCCAATTCGCATTCTTTTCCCGGTCGTCGCGATCTTTGTCGCGGTCTCGGGATCGACCTTTTCGCGATTGTTCGGCGACGAAGTCACCGTGACCGGACCGGACGGAACGACAAGAACGATCCAGGTTCCTGCTGGCGTGAAGGTGCCGGGTGGGCGGCCTAGTAGCAAGCCAAGCAAACCCAGCGAATCGGGTGATGAAGGCGACGACAAATCAGGCGATGACAAGTCAGACGACGAAAAGAAGAAAGACGATAAGGACGCCGGTCCCAAAGTCATTCGCCGTGACGCCACGCTCGACGAGAAGGCCGACGCCAGCGAATTTGGTGTGATGGTCGGCGACGATGGCAAAGTCGCCTTTGAGTTTCGCAATCAACCGTGGGTCGACTTGGTCGAATGGTTGGCCGACATTTCTGAATTGCCATTGGATTGGTTGGAACTGCCAGGCGATCGAGTCAACATGCGGTCGCCAGGACGTTATACCGTGATCGAGACACGGGATCTGTTCAATCGGTATCTGCTGGCGCGAGGTTACACACTGCTTGAAATCGACGGAGGGCTAACCGTCGCCAAAACGGAAAGCATCAATCCAGCGATCGTGCCACGCGTTGAACCCGATTCGCTGGGCACGCTTCCGATGCATTCATTTGTTCGCACGTCTTTGGACGTCGGTTGGTTGTCCGCCGAGAAGTTGACCGAAGAACTGAAGCCGATGATCAGCAGCAACGGTCGATTGACGGCGCTGACAACAACCAATCGCATCGAAGCGATGGACGCGGCGGTGAACTTGCGTCAAGTCGCCGAACTGCTTGCTCGCGAACTCAACAGTGATTCACGCGAGTCGCTTGCGCCTGAGTTCAAGCTGCGGTACCTGCCGGCCGAAGAGGCCAAGGAAATGCTGGAGCAGTTCTTGGGGGTTGAAAAGAAGAAGGCAACACCGCTGACGCCACAGCAAATCCAAATGATGCAGCAGCAACGCGGCCAAAACCAGGGAGCGCCGCCAGCAGAGAAGAAAGAGGAAATCTCGATCGTCGCCAATACGCGACAGAACTCGGTCATCATCCGTGCGCCGGCCGACCGCATCGCGATCGCGACGGAGTTCCTGCGGCGAATCGACGTGCAACGCGAGGACATGATGTCGCTAGCCGATGTGCAGACGCGGGTTCAGGTGTTTCGGTTGTCGTCGCTTGACCCCGAAAAATTGATCGAGATCGTTAGCGAGATGAATGTCTTGGAACCAACCACGCGAGTTCGTGTGGACGATGACAACAATGCGTTGATCGTATCCGGTTCGGCGGCTGATCGATTCATCATCTCGTCGCTATTAGAGCGACTGGACGGAACCGGACGTAAATTCGAAGTCTTGCCTTTGCGGCGTCTTGATCCCGCCGAAGTCGCCGAGTCGATCGCGTTCTTGATGGGCCAAAAAGACGAGGACGAAAAACAGAGTAGCCGTCGCTCGTCGTACTACTACGGTTACTATGGCGGCGGCAACGATGAGGAAAAAAAGGAGAAAGACGAGTTCCGCGTGTCGGCAAACATCCGTTACCGCCAGATTTTGCTTTGGGCCAACGAACGCGAAATGGAAGAAGTGCGATCGCTGTTGGTCAAGCTTGGCGAGTTGCCGCCGCCGGGCGGAAATTCGCAGACTGTACGGATCATGGAAGCGTCGGCCACGCCGGAAACGTATGAGTACTTGCAGCGTTTGCGGCAACAGTGGAGTCGCATTTCATCGAACCCGCTTGAACTACCCGATGAAGACAGTTTCGTTGATCCGAATGAACGAGCCGATGTTCAGGACGACGAAGAAAGTGAATTGGAATCCGGCGTGTCGGATTCTGAAGACGACGACGAGATGGATGCCGATAAAACGGATAACAAAAAACAGTTTGACGAAGATGATTCGGTCGCGTGGGATGACGTAGAGGCTCGACAGGGTTTGTCTGGGCAACAACAGTTGGCTGTTTTTCATCAAGAAGGTGACGATGAAGCAACTGCCGAGCCGACGGAACAACAGTCGGATGTGATTCGATCATCGAAGGACTTTGATCGTTTGTTTGGTGAAAAGAAGTCGGCACCGACTGCGGCCAAAAAGAAGCCGGCATCGGAACTGGCAGCCATTCGTATCGAGCTGGACGCAAACGGAAATTTGGTGTTGGTCAGCCCCGATACCGAAGCGCTCGACAAGCTCGAAAACTTGATGTTGCAGGTCGCGCCACCGAAACGCCCGTACCGCGTCTTCCATATCGTTCACGCTTCGGCGTACTGGATGCGGTTGAATCTGGAAGACTATTTCAAGGACCTGGAAGAGGAAGATGATTCGGACGCCGACCAGTTCTATCGATACTTTTGGGGCAGCAATGACGATAAGAAAGACAAAGGTCCGTCTGGTTTAGGGAAAGGCAACAAGCTTCGTTTTATCGACGACATTGATACCAACACGCTCGTTGTCAGTAGCGCCAGCAGCGAGCAACTGCAAACGATCACCGAACTGATTGAATTGTGGGACATTGCCGAGCCGGTCAGTAAAAAGAAGGCTCGCTTCACAAGTTTGGTTCAGATCCAGTTTGGCAAAGCGGACAAGATCGCTGAAACCGTCAAAGAGGCGTACCGCGATTTGCTTAGCAGTAATGACAAGACGTTCGCGGGTGGCAAGGGCGGAAACGCGGGTGGTGGTGGCGGTGGCGGAAAAGAAGAAGTCACGAAAAGCCGCGAAGGTTCCGGCAGCGAACTGCAGAACTCCGAGAGCGGCCGTGATGGCGGCGGTGCTGATTTTTCGTTCAAGGGAAAGTTGTCGCTGGGTGTCGACACGATCGGAAATACGATCTTGGTTAGCGCCGAAGGTGAGCCGTTGTTAGAGTTGGTGACCGAAATGATTGATCAGCTTGATGAAGCCGCGAAACCGCAGGGGGAGGTCCAAATCGTCGAACTCTCGGGTGGTATCAACGGTGAACGATTGCAGGCTGCGTTGAAAGCGCTTGGTGCCGAAACTACCCAAACTGCGGGACAAGGCCGGAATCGCAATCGTGAGTCAGCGAAAGGCGATGGCGAACCGTCTCGATGATCAATCGCCGTTGCCGAACACACTCGCTAGTGTGCTAAACTGGAGACTCACCTGCCTTTCCTTTCCAACCCTTCGTGACACCCACCTTCGATGCATCGCTCACTTTCGCATCGTTGGGCCGACAGCGTTACCAAACACTGGTGGTTAATTTTGATCGTGTGGGTGGTGGTAGCAGTCTCGCTGCGGATGGTTGCGCCACGTTGGAACGACGTTGCCTACGACGGCGACTTTGAATACTTGCCGCCCACGATGAGCAGCGTTGCGGGTGGCCGGTTGCTGGACCGTGCATTCCCTGGCGAACGGGCGCGAAGCGAGGTCGTATTGGTGATGGGACGCCGTGATCAACCGCTGATCAAAAGTGACGAGATCGTCGGTCTGGATCTACTGCGGCGGCTCTATCACCGGCTTGGCGAAGTCAGTTGGCAACGTGCGGTCCAGTATGGATACACCGGCGGGATGCCATCAGAAGACGATCCGGCAGCGGTCTGGATTCAATTGGCCGAAGAGGCCTTTGGTAAATCGATCGATGCCGACAAAAAATTCTACGAGCTGATCGCCGACTCGGTCCCCGACGATGCTCCGACGCTGACTCAGCCCCGGATGGCCATCTCTTATTGGGATCGCGGCAAACTTCTAGAACTGATCGGTGGATCCGAAGAAGCGGTTGGCAAGGATTTCGAAGCTGCGTTGATCTTGATGCCCGACCTGCCAACGGTCGCGGTTGCGATTGGTGATCGGGACTTGGTGGGTTGGAAGCCGATGTTGGACATTCTGTCATGGGATGACCGCGTTTTGGGATCGCGTTTGCGAAAAGAAAGTGCGCGGCTAGTCGTACTGCATCTTTCTAGCGAACTTGCGGCGACGGGAAACATCGCCACGGTCGAAGCGATCGAGACGTTGATCGGCAACGTGCTGCGGTACAGCCGAGGTTACACCGATCCAGGGCTCGAACTGTTGATGACGGGATCGGCGGCGATTGGTGGCGAAACTTTGATGGCAGCGCGGGACGCGATTCGCTATACCGAATGGATCACCGTTGTGATGATTTTGGTGATCTTGGCGTTGGTGTATCGAGCTCCCTTGTTGGTCGCCATTCCGATGGTGTCGATCGGTTTTGCGGTGCTGGTGTCGACGTCGCTTGTGGCGTTGCTGACGGGATTATCGATTGATCGAGTCATTCCGCGATTGGACATGCGGATATTTACAACCAGCCGAATCTTTGTTGTTGTCATTTTGTTTGGCGCGGGAACGGACTACTGCCTGTTTTTGATTTCGCGCCTGCGCGAAGAAGCGTCCAAGGCGCCATGGCCAGTTGCCTGTCGAAATGCATTGTCCGGCGTGATGGGAGCCTTGTTTGGCAGCGCGATGACGACTGTGGTTGGGCTGGGGATGTTGTGGATCGCAAGCTTTGGCAAGTTCCATTACACCGGTCCGATTATCGCGATCTGTCTGTTGGTCGGCTTGTTGGTGTGTACGACATTGACTCCGTCGTTGTTGCGCGCGATTGGCCCCGTCGCGTTTTGGCCTTCTCGCGTCACAACGGAAACGCCTAAAAACTTGTCATTATTTGGTGATCCCAGAGGTGAGGCATCGTCGGGCGGAATCTGGAGTCTGATTGCGTTGTGGTTGACGCGTCGTCCGATGACCACCTTGATCGTCGGTTTGGTCGTGTTGATGATTCCGGCGGTCTACGGTTTTAAGCACGAAGACGCAGTAACGTACGACTACAGCAGCCAACTGAACCATTCGGCTAACAGTCGCCAAGGATTGCGACTGTTATCCGAGTCCTTTGATATCGGCGAGATCAATCCGGTCACGGTCTTGATCGTTAACAAAGAAGACACGCCGCGGAAAGAATTCGAAAAGCAAATTCGTGCGATCGCAAAGGATTTGTACTCGCTAGACGGTGTTCTCGCAGTCCGGACTGCGGATGATCCGTTGGGTGACTTTCCGCCCGATCGCGACATGGGGTTATTGACCAGTGCAGCCTGGAAGCGTCGTGCGCTTCGCAATCACCAAGTTGCTAAGCGGCATTTTTTCTCATCGCTTCCCGAGCTTGAAAACCGCCTGGCGCGGTTCGATATCGTTGTGGATGGCGACCCATTTTCAATCGAGACCGC comes from the Rubripirellula reticaptiva genome and includes:
- a CDS encoding cytochrome c family protein encodes the protein MSNRNITTVSAVTFTLASLVLNCPVTLAVTTLDSSHPVSSAAAPLDPITVMGNESCVKCHAAEIQVWKTTPHNRTFEELHRRPEAKAIATKLGLQSIKNEGRCVACHYTEQSQAGGDPHVIAGVSCESCHGGAKNWLDLHQDYGGEGITRLSESPEHRQARILKSVAAGMRNPANVYSVAQSCLRCHTTADEQLVNVGGHSAGSLEFEFVSWSQGTIRHNFVRSDGKTNDVSDTDRLRVMFVAGMIAELESSLRATAVATEKATYGVTVAKRGARAGARLKSVAAKVESPKLDEILAVFGSVTLKLNNRDDLIQAADKISVLGYQFAETVDGSTFGSLDSFIPSSDRYK
- a CDS encoding secretin N-terminal domain-containing protein; amino-acid sequence: MFPLILPIPIRILFPVVAIFVAVSGSTFSRLFGDEVTVTGPDGTTRTIQVPAGVKVPGGRPSSKPSKPSESGDEGDDKSGDDKSDDEKKKDDKDAGPKVIRRDATLDEKADASEFGVMVGDDGKVAFEFRNQPWVDLVEWLADISELPLDWLELPGDRVNMRSPGRYTVIETRDLFNRYLLARGYTLLEIDGGLTVAKTESINPAIVPRVEPDSLGTLPMHSFVRTSLDVGWLSAEKLTEELKPMISSNGRLTALTTTNRIEAMDAAVNLRQVAELLARELNSDSRESLAPEFKLRYLPAEEAKEMLEQFLGVEKKKATPLTPQQIQMMQQQRGQNQGAPPAEKKEEISIVANTRQNSVIIRAPADRIAIATEFLRRIDVQREDMMSLADVQTRVQVFRLSSLDPEKLIEIVSEMNVLEPTTRVRVDDDNNALIVSGSAADRFIISSLLERLDGTGRKFEVLPLRRLDPAEVAESIAFLMGQKDEDEKQSSRRSSYYYGYYGGGNDEEKKEKDEFRVSANIRYRQILLWANEREMEEVRSLLVKLGELPPPGGNSQTVRIMEASATPETYEYLQRLRQQWSRISSNPLELPDEDSFVDPNERADVQDDEESELESGVSDSEDDDEMDADKTDNKKQFDEDDSVAWDDVEARQGLSGQQQLAVFHQEGDDEATAEPTEQQSDVIRSSKDFDRLFGEKKSAPTAAKKKPASELAAIRIELDANGNLVLVSPDTEALDKLENLMLQVAPPKRPYRVFHIVHASAYWMRLNLEDYFKDLEEEDDSDADQFYRYFWGSNDDKKDKGPSGLGKGNKLRFIDDIDTNTLVVSSASSEQLQTITELIELWDIAEPVSKKKARFTSLVQIQFGKADKIAETVKEAYRDLLSSNDKTFAGGKGGNAGGGGGGGKEEVTKSREGSGSELQNSESGRDGGGADFSFKGKLSLGVDTIGNTILVSAEGEPLLELVTEMIDQLDEAAKPQGEVQIVELSGGINGERLQAALKALGAETTQTAGQGRNRNRESAKGDGEPSR
- a CDS encoding MMPL family transporter; the protein is MHRSLSHRWADSVTKHWWLILIVWVVVAVSLRMVAPRWNDVAYDGDFEYLPPTMSSVAGGRLLDRAFPGERARSEVVLVMGRRDQPLIKSDEIVGLDLLRRLYHRLGEVSWQRAVQYGYTGGMPSEDDPAAVWIQLAEEAFGKSIDADKKFYELIADSVPDDAPTLTQPRMAISYWDRGKLLELIGGSEEAVGKDFEAALILMPDLPTVAVAIGDRDLVGWKPMLDILSWDDRVLGSRLRKESARLVVLHLSSELAATGNIATVEAIETLIGNVLRYSRGYTDPGLELLMTGSAAIGGETLMAARDAIRYTEWITVVMILVILALVYRAPLLVAIPMVSIGFAVLVSTSLVALLTGLSIDRVIPRLDMRIFTTSRIFVVVILFGAGTDYCLFLISRLREEASKAPWPVACRNALSGVMGALFGSAMTTVVGLGMLWIASFGKFHYTGPIIAICLLVGLLVCTTLTPSLLRAIGPVAFWPSRVTTETPKNLSLFGDPRGEASSGGIWSLIALWLTRRPMTTLIVGLVVLMIPAVYGFKHEDAVTYDYSSQLNHSANSRQGLRLLSESFDIGEINPVTVLIVNKEDTPRKEFEKQIRAIAKDLYSLDGVLAVRTADDPLGDFPPDRDMGLLTSAAWKRRALRNHQVAKRHFFSSLPELENRLARFDIVVDGDPFSIETAKRVSGLGKSLQALSKQPDSVIKDSHILLAGTTPSIIDLRSVTLKDNRRIKIAVVIAVFLVLVLVIRRLGLCVYLIATVLISYYATLGLTLVFFKIAYGNDFVGLDWKLPLFLFVILVAVGQDYNVYLVTRIVEEQRKLGWLAALRRAVSRTGGIITACGLVMAATFFSMTASAWFPAVVNALGFQTSTSGTSLRGIVELGFALGLGVLIDTFYVRTILVPSFVAAIGKRGNT